One region of Trinickia violacea genomic DNA includes:
- a CDS encoding PDZ domain-containing protein has protein sequence MVDAVTGPAARAGIQPGDIVLSFNGELVESPDEASSLEARAKRQIAVLIQRHNVRRFVSIELR, from the coding sequence ATGGTCGACGCGGTGACAGGTCCTGCTGCACGCGCCGGCATTCAACCCGGCGATATCGTGCTGTCGTTCAACGGCGAACTGGTCGAGTCGCCGGATGAGGCGAGCTCCCTGGAAGCCAGGGCGAAGAGGCAGATTGCGGTGCTGATCCAGCGCCATAACGTGCGCCGCTTCGTGTCGATCGAGCTGAGATGA
- a CDS encoding response regulator — protein sequence MKVFLVEDSEMIRRRLRKLVGAIDGVLIVGEAEDSDTALDGIAEAAADIAIVDLHLARGSGLALLKKLAERASPVVSIVVTNNPRPEYKHECLAAGAQHFFDKSTELDLVRRTIRAIVEARG from the coding sequence GTGAAAGTGTTTTTGGTCGAGGACTCCGAGATGATTCGGCGGCGCCTGCGAAAGCTCGTGGGCGCGATCGACGGCGTGCTGATCGTCGGCGAAGCCGAGGATTCGGACACAGCGCTCGACGGCATTGCCGAGGCCGCCGCGGATATCGCGATCGTCGACTTGCATCTCGCCAGGGGCAGCGGGCTCGCGCTTTTGAAGAAGCTCGCCGAGCGCGCATCGCCGGTGGTGTCGATCGTGGTGACCAACAACCCCAGACCCGAATACAAGCACGAATGCCTGGCTGCAGGGGCGCAGCATTTCTTCGACAAGTCGACCGAACTCGATCTCGTTCGGCGCACGATCCGGGCGATCGTCGAGGCGCGGGGGTAG